In one Candidatus Rokuibacteriota bacterium genomic region, the following are encoded:
- a CDS encoding response regulator codes for HPGPIHLLLTDVVMPGMGGRKLAEHLSAARRPEMRVLYMSGHTDDVILRSGVLQGDLAFLRKPFTPMRLARKVRETLDARSPARGAGSPPSVP; via the coding sequence CACCCCGGGCCCATCCATCTCCTGCTGACCGATGTCGTGATGCCGGGGATGGGCGGGCGGAAGCTGGCCGAGCATCTGTCCGCCGCGCGGCGGCCCGAGATGAGGGTTCTGTACATGTCGGGACACACCGACGATGTCATCCTCCGCTCCGGCGTCCTCCAGGGAGACTTGGCCTTCCTCAGGAAGCCGTTCACGCCGATGAGACTCGCGCGGAAGGTCCGGGAGACCCTGGACGCCCGCTCACCGGCCCGCGGCGCGGGATCTCCGCCTTCGGTCCCCTGA